A single Methanolobus sp. ZRKC5 DNA region contains:
- a CDS encoding AI-2E family transporter has translation MKKNGQMVKMVTTGKDGLSRIIDSKWKLVSLVAIFFMSVLFVYILFPLADGIVLGLVFAYIARPIFLKMKRFRKAAALVATMCIVVPVVFIIGSGVVEILRQIVWIIENQAYVINTTFDFFRSIDIPEKYSADVQQMVWNISSSFFPLLSKIGIVAYAQNLMMFAINLLIAIFLCYFLLADGSSLYNSVLRVVPSEHKSAVVRYIFHLDVILQGVFIGNASAALIASVLSLIVFYAFGFTHILALSTLIFVASVIPLFAGYMVLLVLCLYRYLGQGLESAIVFFVVSSIIIYGPPELFLRPYLASIKSQIHPFLILLAFAGGAFVGGIAGFFMAPIVLGSIVAAYRVYTGNDGPVCVQKDASFCEKEVAD, from the coding sequence ATGAAAAAGAACGGTCAAATGGTGAAAATGGTTACAACAGGAAAGGATGGGCTTTCAAGAATAATAGATAGCAAGTGGAAACTAGTTTCTCTTGTGGCAATTTTTTTCATGTCAGTTCTATTCGTGTACATACTTTTTCCTCTTGCCGATGGTATCGTTCTTGGTCTTGTATTTGCTTATATTGCCCGTCCGATCTTCCTAAAGATGAAACGATTCAGGAAGGCTGCAGCCCTTGTAGCAACGATGTGTATAGTTGTTCCTGTTGTTTTCATAATAGGTTCCGGGGTTGTGGAAATACTTCGTCAGATAGTGTGGATAATTGAGAACCAGGCGTATGTCATCAATACAACGTTTGATTTTTTCAGGTCCATAGACATACCTGAAAAGTACAGTGCTGATGTACAACAAATGGTATGGAATATTTCCAGTTCATTCTTCCCCTTGCTTAGTAAGATCGGAATTGTAGCTTATGCCCAAAATCTGATGATGTTCGCTATAAACTTGCTTATTGCAATATTCCTCTGCTATTTTTTACTTGCAGATGGTAGCAGTCTTTATAATTCCGTATTGCGGGTGGTTCCAAGTGAACATAAGTCTGCCGTGGTTCGATATATATTCCACCTTGATGTTATCTTACAGGGTGTTTTCATAGGAAATGCATCAGCTGCATTGATTGCCAGTGTTCTTTCTCTGATAGTATTCTATGCATTTGGTTTTACTCATATTCTTGCTTTGTCCACTCTTATATTCGTAGCATCTGTCATTCCCCTGTTTGCCGGTTACATGGTTTTGCTTGTTTTGTGCTTATATCGTTACCTGGGCCAGGGGCTTGAAAGTGCAATTGTGTTTTTCGTAGTTTCATCCATAATCATCTATGGTCCTCCTGAACTCTTTCTGCGTCCTTACCTTGCAAGTATAAAGTCTCAAATACATCCTTTTCTTATTCTTCTTGCATTTGCAGGTGGTGCATTTGTAGGGGGTATTGCAGGTTTCTTCATGGCTCCTATCGTGCTGGGTTCAATAGTTGCAGCATACCGGGTTTATACAGGCAATGATGGGCCGGTTTGTGTGCAAAAAGATGCTTCTTTTTGCGAAAAAGAAGTTGCAGATTGA
- a CDS encoding sulfide/dihydroorotate dehydrogenase-like FAD/NAD-binding protein: protein MSYKIIEKEELAPNVHQMKILALDVAKAAKAGQFIILRIDETSERIPLTIADFDATEGTITIIFQEMGKTTKKLAKLTTSDELQDFVGPLGTPADVKELGTVILVGGGIGIAPIYPQAKAYRKAGNKVISVIGARNESLLIFEDEMKAASDELHVATDDGSKGHHGFVTDVVNNILDSGEKVARVVVIGPPILMRVAAGMLEPYGVETLVSLNPIMIDGTGMCGGCRVSVGGETKFACVDGPEFDAHKVDFNLLMSRLGLYKDEEAKCLDHHNHKCTCRGEN from the coding sequence ATGTCATACAAAATTATCGAAAAAGAGGAACTAGCTCCTAATGTGCACCAGATGAAAATTCTGGCACTTGACGTTGCTAAAGCTGCAAAGGCAGGCCAGTTCATTATACTACGTATTGATGAGACCAGTGAAAGAATACCACTAACAATTGCTGATTTTGATGCAACTGAAGGTACAATCACAATAATCTTCCAGGAAATGGGCAAGACTACAAAAAAGCTTGCAAAGCTGACAACTTCAGATGAACTTCAGGACTTTGTTGGTCCTCTTGGAACACCTGCTGATGTGAAGGAACTCGGCACAGTTATCCTTGTAGGTGGTGGAATCGGTATAGCTCCTATATATCCACAGGCTAAGGCATACCGCAAGGCAGGTAACAAAGTAATATCTGTGATCGGTGCGAGGAACGAAAGCCTCCTTATCTTCGAAGATGAGATGAAGGCCGCAAGTGATGAGCTCCATGTTGCAACAGATGATGGTTCTAAAGGTCACCACGGTTTTGTAACGGATGTTGTAAATAATATTCTTGACAGCGGTGAAAAGGTTGCAAGAGTAGTTGTCATAGGTCCTCCAATTCTCATGCGTGTGGCAGCCGGTATGTTGGAACCTTACGGTGTTGAAACACTTGTAAGCCTAAATCCTATTATGATCGATGGTACTGGCATGTGTGGTGGATGCAGGGTTTCTGTGGGTGGCGAGACAAAGTTCGCTTGTGTGGATGGTCCTGAATTTGATGCTCATAAAGTAGATTTCAATCTTTTGATGAGCCGCCTTGGTCTTTACAAGGATGAAGAGGCAAAGTGTCTCGATCATCATAACCATAAATGCACCTGCAGGGGCGAGAACTAA
- a CDS encoding IS66 family transposase, whose translation MCIDREEILAVYEAGPEAVVELVTRLLGIIEHQSLQIAQLEERVRHLEEMLEKNSRNSSKPPSTDSYARNKPTLKSQRKKTNKHVGGQNGHPGTTLRINDDPDEVIVHPVNQCVNCGRSLASVPSNYERRQVFDIPPITINCIEHRCEIKTCPKCSHVNKALFPDGVTQPTQYGHRVKSFAVYLHTYQLLPYQRVTKLFSDILGCKISPATLVNTERSCFEKLGAFENTVKHLLKESPVINLDETGMRINAVRNWLHVAGTDKLTYYFAHRKRGSEAMDAMGILPGYTGVATHDFWKPYNKYECQHSLCNAHLLRELTGASENSDQQWPKIMSDLLICIKHHVDNDLLDTELIQRFSEDYDHITCLGVNENPPDPESNVRSKKRGRKKQTTVKNLLDRFIGHKEDILRFMYDQNVPFDNNQAERDIRMTKVQQKISGTFRSKQGAKNFCRIRGYVSTVNKNSESVIDAISAIFYGNSFVPKLQN comes from the coding sequence ATTTGTATAGACCGCGAAGAAATACTTGCAGTTTATGAAGCTGGTCCAGAAGCAGTAGTAGAACTTGTAACTCGATTACTTGGGATAATTGAACATCAATCTCTCCAAATTGCACAACTTGAAGAGCGTGTCAGGCATTTGGAAGAAATGCTTGAAAAGAATAGTCGCAACAGTAGCAAACCACCTTCTACTGATTCTTATGCACGGAATAAACCAACCCTTAAAAGTCAAAGAAAAAAGACCAATAAGCATGTAGGTGGTCAAAACGGTCATCCTGGTACTACATTAAGAATAAATGATGATCCGGATGAAGTTATTGTTCATCCTGTTAATCAATGCGTCAATTGTGGGAGATCGTTAGCTTCTGTTCCCTCTAACTATGAAAGAAGACAGGTCTTTGACATTCCTCCTATAACTATCAATTGCATTGAACATCGTTGCGAGATTAAAACATGTCCCAAATGTTCTCATGTAAACAAAGCTCTTTTTCCAGATGGTGTAACTCAGCCGACTCAATACGGTCATCGAGTTAAGTCATTTGCAGTTTATTTGCACACTTACCAATTACTTCCTTATCAGCGTGTTACCAAGTTGTTCTCTGATATTTTGGGATGCAAGATAAGTCCTGCTACTTTGGTGAACACGGAACGTAGTTGTTTTGAGAAGCTTGGAGCTTTTGAAAATACAGTGAAACATCTCCTGAAAGAATCTCCTGTCATCAATCTGGATGAAACAGGAATGAGAATAAATGCAGTTCGTAATTGGCTTCATGTGGCAGGTACAGACAAACTGACCTATTATTTTGCACATCGCAAAAGGGGCTCAGAAGCAATGGATGCTATGGGCATATTACCAGGTTACACTGGTGTTGCAACACATGATTTTTGGAAACCGTACAACAAATATGAATGTCAACATTCATTATGTAATGCACATTTATTACGAGAGTTAACTGGAGCTTCCGAAAACAGTGATCAACAGTGGCCAAAGATAATGAGTGATCTCTTGATATGCATTAAACATCATGTTGATAATGATCTTTTAGATACTGAGCTAATTCAAAGGTTCAGTGAGGATTATGATCACATAACTTGTTTAGGAGTGAATGAAAATCCTCCTGATCCGGAATCAAATGTGCGGTCTAAAAAACGAGGACGTAAGAAGCAGACCACGGTAAAGAATTTGCTGGATAGGTTTATTGGCCATAAAGAGGATATCTTGCGATTTATGTACGACCAAAACGTTCCGTTTGATAACAATCAGGCTGAAAGAGATATCAGAATGACGAAAGTACAGCAGAAGATATCAGGTACTTTCCGCAGTAAACAGGGTGCAAAAAATTTCTGCCGTATAAGAGGATACGTGTCTACTGTTAATAAGAATTCTGAATCTGTTATCGATGCAATTAGTGCAATATTTTATGGCAATTCATTTGTTCCAAAGTTGCAGAATTAA
- a CDS encoding acylphosphatase: MQDDKSYAEEFSSAIILVKGKVQGVYFRKFTMENAKKLGLTGFAQNLPDGRVKVFAEGKTPSIQKLINYLDIGPALARVDDLDISWSSFSSEYSDFDIKR, encoded by the coding sequence ATGCAGGACGACAAATCCTACGCAGAGGAATTTTCCTCTGCAATCATACTTGTTAAAGGGAAAGTTCAGGGTGTTTATTTCCGTAAATTCACCATGGAAAATGCCAAAAAACTTGGTCTTACAGGTTTTGCACAGAATCTGCCAGATGGCAGGGTCAAGGTTTTTGCTGAGGGGAAAACCCCCTCTATTCAAAAATTGATAAATTATTTGGATATAGGTCCGGCTTTAGCCAGAGTTGATGATTTGGACATATCATGGTCTTCATTTTCTTCAGAATATTCAGATTTCGATATTAAAAGGTAA
- the thiI gene encoding tRNA uracil 4-sulfurtransferase ThiI, with the protein MGNIIIVRYGELALKSTGVRNWYEKTLVNNISAMLEHRGIPYSRIMREWGRIFIETDDTRAAKAAADVFGVVSTSFAQVADATIESAGALCAKLADSFVIEGQSFAIRARRTGNHSFSSRDIGMGCGDAVWSMLESKGITPSVDLSNPDREIFVEMRQSKAYVFTEAVKGVGGLPMGTQGKMVSLISGGIDSPVSTWLLMKRGVEIVHVYCNNSPYNEDPAHKRTMDCIKALQEWCPSHPFKVYEVPNGSNLGIFIDKCSRNKTCLLCKRTMYRIAAEVMKKEGASGIITGSSLGQVASQTAANMHAEIHGLCLPIYHPLIGLDKNEIIDIARNIGTFDISIQPAGSCAAVPMYPEVKAGFDSLLMEEEKIDIDELVKKSMENARVTNLEI; encoded by the coding sequence ATGGGAAACATAATCATTGTAAGGTATGGTGAACTTGCCTTAAAGAGCACAGGTGTTCGTAACTGGTATGAGAAGACTTTGGTGAACAATATCTCAGCAATGCTGGAACATCGCGGTATCCCGTATTCCCGCATAATGCGCGAATGGGGAAGAATTTTCATTGAAACTGATGATACGCGAGCTGCAAAGGCAGCAGCGGATGTTTTTGGAGTGGTTTCTACTTCTTTTGCACAGGTGGCTGATGCTACCATTGAGTCTGCAGGTGCATTGTGTGCAAAACTTGCTGATAGTTTTGTTATTGAAGGCCAGTCATTTGCAATCAGGGCCAGACGTACGGGAAACCATAGTTTTTCGTCACGTGATATTGGGATGGGATGCGGCGATGCAGTATGGAGTATGCTCGAATCAAAAGGCATTACACCTTCTGTGGATCTCTCAAATCCTGACAGGGAAATTTTCGTGGAAATGCGCCAGAGCAAAGCATATGTTTTCACAGAAGCCGTGAAAGGTGTGGGTGGACTTCCTATGGGTACTCAGGGTAAAATGGTCTCTCTTATCTCAGGAGGTATTGATTCTCCGGTTTCCACCTGGCTTTTAATGAAAAGGGGTGTGGAGATAGTGCATGTTTATTGTAATAATTCTCCCTACAATGAAGACCCTGCTCATAAGCGCACAATGGATTGCATAAAAGCGCTTCAGGAATGGTGTCCAAGTCATCCGTTCAAGGTATATGAGGTTCCAAACGGTTCTAATCTCGGGATTTTTATAGACAAGTGTTCCAGGAACAAAACATGTCTTCTATGTAAGAGGACCATGTACAGGATAGCTGCTGAAGTAATGAAAAAAGAAGGTGCTTCAGGCATAATTACCGGTTCATCTCTTGGCCAGGTAGCTTCCCAGACTGCAGCTAATATGCATGCTGAAATTCACGGACTTTGTCTTCCTATATATCATCCTTTGATAGGTCTTGATAAAAATGAGATCATTGATATTGCAAGGAATATAGGTACTTTTGACATATCCATCCAGCCTGCAGGAAGTTGTGCAGCAGTTCCAATGTACCCTGAGGTAAAAGCTGGTTTTGACTCTCTTCTTATGGAAGAGGAAAAAATTGATATTGATGAACTTGTTAAAAAATCTATGGAAAATGCCAGAGTTACGAATTTAGAAATTTGA
- a CDS encoding threonine--tRNA ligase translates to MQLLLIHSDYIEYEVKKSTPVAEKIEESFKKGRLEEALTAFIAVEKVDESNVEGTISKAVDEIKNVASQVKAESIMVYPYAHLSSDLSSPKSGVAVLKGIEKALSGEFTVMRAPFGWYKAFKISCKGHPLSELSRSIVPDEAVPGSETSSCLASVKEEVVSEALKAESTAKSYWHVLTPDGTLHDATSFDFTGHENLEKFVDYEISKKRAVEKAPPHVELMRRLELADYEPGSDSGNMRYYPKGRLMKSLLENYVLEESSKVGAMEVETPIMYDMNHPTLKKYLDRFPARQYSIESDKRQLFLRFAACFGQFLMNHDMTISYKNLPLKMIEMTRYSFRKEQRGELVGLRRLRAFTMPDMHSLCTDMEQAISQFDDQYNMCISVLDKIGIKVDDFEVAIRFTRDFYNENKDFITNLAKTVDKPVLIEMWDTRFFYFVLKFEFNFVDALAKASALSTVQIDVENAERYDINYIDSNGNANKPVILHCSPSGAIERCIYGLLEKEAMKAEEGGVPILPLWLSPTQVRVIPIAEKHMDYALKVSEQLNFRVDIDDRDDTVGKKIREAGREWIPYVVVVGDSEVENGTINVTIRAESQPKKPVKVEMAPEELNSRISSEVEGMPYKGLCLAKMLSKRPKFI, encoded by the coding sequence ATGCAATTATTACTGATACATTCTGATTATATTGAGTATGAAGTGAAAAAGAGCACTCCGGTTGCTGAAAAAATAGAAGAGTCCTTTAAAAAAGGCAGACTCGAAGAAGCTCTTACTGCATTCATTGCAGTGGAAAAGGTTGATGAGTCAAACGTTGAAGGTACTATCTCAAAAGCTGTAGATGAGATAAAAAATGTGGCTTCACAGGTTAAAGCTGAAAGCATAATGGTCTATCCATATGCTCATCTGAGTTCTGACCTATCCTCTCCCAAGTCTGGCGTTGCCGTCCTTAAAGGAATAGAAAAAGCACTTTCCGGAGAATTCACTGTAATGAGGGCTCCATTTGGATGGTACAAGGCTTTCAAGATAAGCTGCAAAGGCCACCCACTTTCTGAACTTTCACGTTCAATCGTCCCCGATGAAGCGGTACCAGGGTCCGAAACCTCCTCCTGTCTTGCATCTGTGAAGGAAGAAGTAGTCTCCGAAGCTCTCAAAGCTGAGAGTACTGCTAAGTCATACTGGCACGTCCTTACACCGGATGGCACTCTGCACGACGCAACTAGTTTTGATTTTACAGGGCATGAGAATCTCGAGAAGTTTGTGGATTATGAGATATCCAAGAAGCGAGCTGTTGAGAAGGCACCTCCACATGTTGAGCTGATGCGCAGGCTGGAACTGGCAGACTATGAGCCAGGATCTGATTCGGGTAATATGCGCTATTATCCAAAGGGTCGTCTGATGAAATCATTGCTCGAGAACTATGTGCTTGAGGAGTCTTCAAAGGTTGGGGCCATGGAGGTAGAAACACCTATAATGTATGATATGAATCATCCGACCCTGAAGAAATACCTTGACAGGTTCCCTGCACGTCAGTATTCCATTGAATCTGACAAAAGGCAGCTTTTCCTCAGGTTCGCCGCATGTTTCGGTCAGTTCCTCATGAATCATGATATGACCATCTCCTACAAGAACCTGCCATTGAAAATGATAGAGATGACCAGGTACAGCTTCAGGAAGGAGCAGCGTGGAGAACTTGTGGGTCTGAGACGTCTGCGTGCTTTCACAATGCCGGACATGCACAGCCTGTGTACTGATATGGAGCAGGCAATATCCCAGTTCGATGATCAGTATAACATGTGTATCTCTGTTCTTGATAAAATTGGTATCAAGGTGGATGACTTTGAAGTTGCAATCAGGTTTACCAGGGATTTCTACAATGAGAATAAGGATTTCATAACAAATCTTGCAAAGACTGTTGATAAGCCGGTGCTTATTGAAATGTGGGATACCCGTTTCTTCTATTTCGTGCTTAAATTCGAGTTCAATTTCGTCGATGCTCTTGCAAAGGCAAGTGCACTTTCAACTGTACAGATAGATGTTGAGAATGCTGAAAGGTACGATATCAACTATATCGACTCCAATGGAAATGCCAACAAACCTGTGATCCTTCACTGTTCCCCAAGTGGTGCAATTGAACGCTGTATCTATGGGCTGCTTGAAAAAGAGGCAATGAAGGCTGAAGAGGGTGGAGTTCCAATTTTGCCTTTATGGCTTTCCCCCACTCAGGTAAGGGTTATACCCATAGCAGAAAAGCACATGGATTATGCTCTAAAGGTATCTGAGCAACTTAATTTCCGTGTTGATATTGATGACAGGGATGACACAGTAGGTAAGAAAATACGTGAGGCTGGTCGTGAATGGATTCCTTATGTTGTGGTTGTTGGTGACAGCGAAGTGGAAAATGGTACTATCAATGTGACCATCCGTGCAGAATCACAACCTAAGAAGCCGGTAAAGGTGGAGATGGCTCCTGAAGAACTTAATTCCAGAATCTCTTCTGAGGTTGAAGGGATGCCATATAAAGGACTATGTCTTGCAAAAATGCTTAGTAAGAGGCCAAAATTCATATAA
- the gltA gene encoding NADPH-dependent glutamate synthase, whose product MVERQAMPLQDPKERAQNFNEVALGYNDEQAHAEASRCLECKTPQCVEGCPVNIDIPGFIVSIKEGDFDRAIDTIKLTNALPAVCGRVCPQEAQCELHCILAKKSKPVAIGRLERFCADYERKRGVTPPVRAESTGKKVAVIGAGPAGLTAAADLAKEGHEVTIFESLHDTGGVLTYGIPEFRLPKAIVKEEVEYIKQLGVEVKVDYVIGKIKTLDELANAFDAVFLGTGAGLPRFMGIEGENLNGVYSANEFLTRVNLMKAYQFPNYDTPIKRGKKVIVVGGGNVAMDAARSALRLGADEVSIVYRRSEAELPARKEEVENAKEEGIVFRLLSNPVRILEGENMTVNGVECIKMELGEPDDSGRRSPVPVGGSEHVLDADIVIIAIGTSPNPMIFSGSTGLETNSRGTIIVDGSGKTSLDNVYAGGDAVTGAATVISAMGAGKIAAQAINEYLTD is encoded by the coding sequence ATGGTTGAAAGACAGGCAATGCCATTACAGGACCCTAAAGAGAGGGCACAAAACTTCAATGAAGTTGCACTGGGTTATAACGATGAACAGGCACATGCTGAAGCTTCAAGATGTCTTGAGTGCAAGACTCCTCAATGTGTGGAAGGCTGTCCTGTAAATATTGATATACCCGGTTTTATTGTCAGTATAAAGGAAGGGGACTTTGACAGGGCAATTGATACTATTAAACTTACCAATGCACTTCCTGCAGTATGTGGACGTGTCTGTCCTCAGGAAGCCCAGTGTGAACTACACTGTATACTCGCAAAGAAGAGTAAGCCTGTTGCAATCGGAAGGCTCGAACGTTTCTGTGCAGACTATGAGAGGAAAAGAGGTGTAACTCCTCCTGTACGTGCTGAGTCCACAGGTAAAAAAGTCGCAGTTATCGGTGCCGGACCTGCAGGTCTTACGGCAGCAGCAGATCTTGCAAAAGAAGGCCATGAAGTTACAATATTCGAATCACTCCATGATACTGGCGGCGTATTGACCTATGGAATTCCTGAGTTCAGGCTTCCAAAGGCAATAGTAAAGGAAGAAGTTGAATACATCAAGCAGCTTGGTGTTGAGGTTAAAGTTGATTACGTCATCGGGAAAATAAAGACCCTGGATGAACTTGCGAATGCATTCGATGCTGTTTTCCTTGGAACTGGTGCGGGATTACCAAGATTCATGGGTATTGAAGGCGAAAATCTCAATGGTGTTTACTCCGCGAACGAGTTCCTGACCAGGGTTAACCTGATGAAGGCATACCAGTTCCCAAATTACGATACACCTATCAAAAGAGGGAAGAAGGTCATTGTAGTTGGTGGCGGTAATGTTGCAATGGATGCCGCACGCAGTGCACTTCGCCTTGGCGCTGATGAGGTAAGTATAGTATACCGCCGAAGCGAGGCCGAACTCCCTGCAAGGAAGGAAGAAGTGGAGAACGCAAAGGAAGAAGGTATTGTGTTCAGACTGCTCAGCAATCCTGTACGTATTCTTGAAGGCGAGAACATGACAGTTAATGGTGTGGAATGCATCAAAATGGAACTTGGAGAGCCTGATGATTCCGGACGCAGGAGTCCTGTTCCTGTGGGAGGTTCTGAACATGTGTTGGATGCTGATATTGTTATCATTGCGATTGGTACATCACCCAACCCTATGATATTCTCAGGTTCAACCGGTCTGGAAACCAATTCAAGAGGGACCATTATAGTTGATGGTTCCGGAAAGACCTCTCTTGACAATGTCTATGCAGGCGGGGATGCTGTGACGGGTGCTGCAACGGTTATCAGTGCCATGGGAGCAGGCAAGATCGCTGCGCAGGCCATAAATGAATATCTGACTGACTAA
- a CDS encoding phosphoadenosine phosphosulfate reductase family protein, giving the protein MVSMKKGSSFPSKPKKSHMKSVNNSSDRNKVSGNKMPKKSPTQKKSGQRYASNEKDYIFWCRDCNVPLIEKGCNNCGNEGEKINLSQPADVRFCSPYERSILHDLLLSLFSCDPLGERVILLNKIPGDDKTDEVIVDGLFFGILRFDMHKMDYVFEPSVLGASILQEYTSQKTIVLKKNSRHLNGKKVNYDLVESISPDVRENDIVLVRSGNLSGFGIAYCDAKDASSVDGPVLRVRKIDSQQVSLNVKVATMDDVVTANVVHMRKLGKNAINTIKGIANQKDHKGLPVNVSFSGGKDSLVILDLTISALKNRKVQAFFLNTGIEFPETVEFAHKYCRDNNIELIEKKAVSDFWDNVDAFGPPAKDFRWCCKICKLAPANAAIEECLEEAPTCITVDGKRRYESFSRANISTSEKNPFVPGQLNIFPIKDWKAIEVWLYIHWRKLEYNPLYDLGFERVGCYLCPAALSAEYNRLKDLHPQLHERWESFLMQWAESNGLSEQFIEHGLWRWKELPPKMIKLCEEMGISSSASVSNSSFGVNITSGISPCKAGGYSIEASIHGFSMKRTMDVMNIIGKMVFSEELGLLMLKTDSSTVKIFSSGSLVINSENKDIADSLFKEVSSQLLKAHKCTGCGICLKACPVSAITIKDGSVQINASCVRCGKCTDSCVVLKYAGKLS; this is encoded by the coding sequence ATGGTATCAATGAAAAAAGGCAGTTCTTTTCCAAGCAAACCCAAAAAGTCACACATGAAAAGTGTGAACAATTCTTCTGACAGAAACAAAGTTTCCGGGAACAAGATGCCAAAGAAGAGTCCTACTCAAAAAAAGTCCGGTCAAAGATATGCAAGCAACGAAAAGGACTATATTTTTTGGTGCAGGGACTGCAATGTTCCACTTATAGAAAAGGGCTGCAATAATTGTGGAAATGAAGGGGAAAAGATAAACCTTTCTCAACCTGCAGATGTGCGTTTTTGTTCTCCTTATGAACGAAGTATCCTTCACGACCTGCTTTTATCTTTATTTTCATGTGATCCATTGGGTGAGCGGGTTATTCTCCTAAATAAGATCCCCGGGGACGATAAGACTGATGAGGTTATAGTTGACGGTCTGTTTTTTGGAATCCTCCGCTTTGATATGCACAAAATGGACTACGTTTTCGAACCATCTGTTTTGGGTGCCAGCATCCTTCAGGAGTATACTAGCCAGAAAACGATAGTGCTGAAAAAGAATTCCAGGCACCTTAACGGCAAAAAAGTGAACTATGATCTGGTAGAATCTATTTCTCCCGATGTCCGGGAAAATGACATTGTACTTGTAAGATCTGGAAACCTTAGTGGATTTGGGATAGCATACTGCGATGCAAAGGATGCATCTTCTGTAGATGGTCCGGTACTGAGGGTCAGGAAGATCGATTCACAGCAGGTTTCGTTGAATGTAAAGGTTGCTACAATGGATGATGTAGTGACTGCAAACGTTGTTCATATGCGCAAACTTGGTAAGAACGCCATCAACACAATAAAAGGCATTGCAAACCAGAAAGATCACAAAGGTCTGCCTGTCAATGTATCATTCAGTGGTGGAAAGGATAGTCTTGTGATACTTGACCTGACCATCAGCGCACTAAAGAACAGGAAAGTTCAGGCATTTTTTCTCAATACCGGTATTGAGTTCCCTGAAACTGTGGAATTTGCTCATAAATATTGCAGGGATAACAACATCGAACTGATCGAAAAAAAGGCAGTTTCTGATTTCTGGGACAATGTGGATGCATTTGGTCCTCCAGCAAAGGATTTTCGCTGGTGCTGTAAAATATGCAAACTTGCTCCGGCAAATGCAGCTATAGAGGAGTGTCTTGAGGAAGCTCCCACATGCATAACCGTGGATGGGAAAAGAAGGTATGAGTCATTTTCCAGAGCGAATATTTCCACAAGTGAAAAAAATCCTTTTGTTCCGGGTCAGCTTAATATTTTCCCTATAAAAGACTGGAAAGCAATAGAAGTCTGGTTGTACATCCATTGGAGAAAACTCGAATACAACCCTCTTTATGATCTTGGTTTTGAAAGGGTAGGGTGTTATTTGTGTCCAGCGGCTCTTTCGGCAGAATATAATCGGTTAAAGGACCTGCATCCTCAGTTACATGAGCGTTGGGAATCATTCCTTATGCAGTGGGCAGAAAGTAATGGTTTGTCTGAGCAATTCATTGAGCATGGTTTGTGGAGATGGAAGGAACTTCCTCCCAAGATGATAAAACTCTGCGAGGAAATGGGAATCTCTTCATCAGCAAGTGTTAGTAATTCATCGTTTGGTGTAAACATCACTTCAGGAATATCTCCATGTAAAGCCGGAGGTTATAGTATTGAAGCCTCGATACATGGTTTTTCAATGAAACGAACCATGGATGTAATGAACATTATTGGAAAGATGGTTTTTTCAGAAGAGCTTGGTCTTCTGATGCTAAAGACTGATTCATCCACTGTAAAGATATTTTCATCCGGAAGTCTTGTAATAAATTCTGAAAATAAGGATATTGCAGATTCTCTTTTTAAGGAGGTCTCAAGCCAGTTATTAAAGGCTCATAAGTGTACAGGATGTGGTATATGCCTCAAAGCATGCCCAGTAAGTGCTATTACTATCAAAGATGGCTCTGTGCAGATAAATGCTAGTTGCGTCAGGTGTGGTAAATGCACGGATTCATGCGTAGTGCTCAAATATGCAGGCAAACTATCCTGA